The window TGATGGGGTCTCTGAATTTTTTTAACGACGACAAAATAGTCCGCTACCTCAAAGAAATCTGTCTCCTGCTGATTTGGATTTCGGCGCTCGCCATTGCCGTTGGCACTTCCGCCCGGCAAATACCGTCCGAACGCGAAAACCGAACCATATTTCCGTTGCTTGCCAAGCCCGTTACTCGCGGGCAGATGATCGCGGGTAAATTTCTCGGATGCTGGCTGGCGTGCGGGGTGGCTCTGATCGTGTTCTACCTTTTCTTCGGTGTCGTAGCCGCATCGCGAGAGCACCAGTGGCCCCTGGCAAGCTATTTTCAGGCGCTTTGGTTGCACTGGTGGATGCTGGCGGTGGTCATTGCCGTCACTTTGCTTGGATCCCTTGTGTTTGCCGCGCCATCGTCCAACGCGACAATCTGCCTTCTCGTCATCGTGGGCATTCTGCTGCTCGGAAGGCACCTGAACAAGATCGCGATTCAAATGGCGGATCCAATGAGCGCCGTGGTTTACGGCGTCTATTTCGTGATTCCACACCTGGAGCTGTTTGACGTCCGGGACCTGATCGTCCACAACTGGGAACCAATAAACTGGCTTGTTTTCGCCGGAGCGACGCTTTACGCGGCAGCTTACACCGCCGTTTTTTTGTTCGCTGCCTGGCTCGTCTTCCGCCGTCAGCCGCTGGCGTGAAAGTGCCATGCCCGCATCTTCACTTACATTCGCCTTTCTGCTTACAGTTTGTTTCACGCTGGCAACGTGGTTGCAGCCGTGGCACCAGAGCTGGGCGGGAGGACGCTCTCAATCCGGCAGCCTGCTCGACGTAGTCGTCGG of the Candidatus Angelobacter sp. genome contains:
- a CDS encoding ABC transporter permease, which gives rise to MNNALAIASIVVKELYRRKDFYVLFVLTAVITLLMGSLNFFNDDKIVRYLKEICLLLIWISALAIAVGTSARQIPSERENRTIFPLLAKPVTRGQMIAGKFLGCWLACGVALIVFYLFFGVVAASREHQWPLASYFQALWLHWWMLAVVIAVTLLGSLVFAAPSSNATICLLVIVGILLLGRHLNKIAIQMADPMSAVVYGVYFVIPHLELFDVRDLIVHNWEPINWLVFAGATLYAAAYTAVFLFAAWLVFRRQPLA